The window TTGCTGCGTCTTATCCGGGTTCGTGGATTGGTCATTAGTGGGAAACAGCCAGTCGGCGTTTTCCCCGACCGAATCCAATGCGCCCGCGCCAAATTCCAACAGATCATCAAAAAAGCTTTTCATTGGCGCTCCTTAGGCCGCGCCACTCTGCAACATTTCCGGTCGCGTGACTTTCACCGACTCCACCAAGATCGGGATTGAGCCTGGGACATCGGTGGTAGTCACGGAGAATTTCAAGTTGGAGCTGTGCTGTGTCGGAAACAGTTCATCAATGGAGAACCCACGAACGATCGGGTCAAAATGGAAATACCCGTCTTGTGGCGTACGTTCATTGCGTTTGGCATTGGCTTCAGAAATGAAGGTGTTGGCTTCGTACTCTTTGACAAAGTCGCGCTCAATTTCCAATTTGCTGATCTTGTCGTGCATGAAATGCATGCGACGAATGCTGATGAGCGGACTCGCCACCAAGTTGGTGAACTCGTTCTCGCCTTGTGCATTGGCCGGCATGGTTTCGCGTTTGATCATCGGCACCAAGACCCGCATCGCTTGAGAGTTACTTACCCACGCATGCACTTGGATAGACAGTGGCGTCGCGTTGGCCGCCTTGCCTTTGAATTGGATATCGAGGTGGATATTGTCGCCCAACTCAGTGACCAAACCGGTGTAACGCACCCCATTTTTGGTGCGTGCCACGATGTCACTGAACGGGATCACAAAATGCCCCGCGGTGGTGTCTCGTTGCTTGTAACGCTCGAGCATCAACAGCTCTTCACCGGTTAAGACGTAGATCTCTTCGGCGTTCAGCGTAATGGCA of the Vibrio lentus genome contains:
- a CDS encoding major capsid protein P2; translated protein: MSVKPIKLNSMVGASWGQKGTLPIPNGPTYHELVLETNASAVDMQRIAITLNAEEIYVLTGEELLMLERYKQRDTTAGHFVIPFSDIVARTKNGVRYTGLVTELGDNIHLDIQFKGKAANATPLSIQVHAWVSNSQAMRVLVPMIKRETMPANAQGENEFTNLVASPLISIRRMHFMHDKISKLEIERDFVKEYEANTFISEANAKRNERTPQDGYFHFDPIVRGFSIDELFPTQHSSNLKFSVTTTDVPGSIPILVESVKVTRPEMLQSGAA